The nucleotide window GTGTAAGGCATCGCACTTGCGGGTCTGCGAAACAGCTATGACCTATACAAGCTCTACTATAGAGGCGCCGGCTGCAGCTCAAAGCCCGCGGCATATTGCCATCATCATGGATGGCAATGGTCGCTGGGCGACGCAACGGCGCTTGCCGCGCGTGGCCGGCCATACTAAAGGCGTTGAAACCGTGCGTAGCATGGTTGAAGCCTGTGCGCGGCGTAATATCTCATACTTAACCCTATTCGCTTTTAGCTCTGAGAACTGGCGTCGGCCAACAGATGAAATTTCATTTCTAATGCGCCTTTTTGTCAGCGTGCTTGAACGTGAAATTGGCAAGATGCATGCGAATGGCATTCGGCTGCGTGTGATTGGCGATTTGACTAAATTTGAGCCACACATCCAAGAGCTAGTGCGCGGCGCTGAGGCAAAGACCGCAAAGAATCAACGCATGACGCTGACTATCGCGGCTAACTATGGCGGCCGGTGGGACCTCACGCAAGCGGCTTCTAAGCTGGCTGCGCAAGCCGTCGCTGAAAAAAGTGTTAAGCCCATAGACGAGGCGGATTTATCAAAACATTTGGCAATGGCGTATGCGCCAGAACCCGATCTTTTTATCCGTACTGGCGGCGAACAGCGTTTAAGCAATTTTCTGCTGTGGCAGTTTGCTTATACTGAACTCTATTTCACGGATATTTTTTGGCCTGATTTCGATGCCCAGGCACTAGATCTTGCACTCGATTGGTATCGTCAACGCGAACGCCGTTTTGGTCGCATCAGTGCGCAACTTGAAGCTGCAGAAAATTTGTTGTCATGTTAAAAACCCGCATTATGACGGCTGCAATTTTATTGACAGTGTTTCTGCCAATGATTTTTTGCACAGGAATGACCCATTTATTAAGTATGCTGGTGATTGGCGTACTAACGTTGGCGGCTTGGGAATGGGCGCGTTTATTGAAGCTCGCGCCTAAACTGCAGATCAGCTATGCGGTGCTGGTGGGCTTATTATTGGTTTTTTTTGCGCTAGCGCCATGGCAGATTAAGGGTCTGTTGCAAGACGCGTCGCCCGCGTTTTTTGGCAATGAGTGGTGGCCGATTTTATATTGGATTGCAGCCTTTTTTTGGGGCGCAGTGGTGCCATTTATCCTACTGCGCAAATCTACGTTAGCGGCGGGTCTCTGGCGAGGGTTTTTGTTGCTGGTCGGTTTTGTAATTTTTCCCGTAGGTTGGCATGCGTTGATGGCCGCGCATAGTGTAGGGCCGACTTTTCTCATCTCTATTTTACTGGTTGTATGGCTGGCCGATAGCGGCGCTTATTTTGCTGGCAAACGCTTCGGGCAGCATAAATTGGCGCCCTTAATTAGCCCAGGCAAGACTTGGGAAGGCGTGTTAGGCGCTTGGTTGTTAGTGCTAACAAGCATGGCTGCGGTGGCAGGCGTAAGTCGCGTTTTCGATGTATTGCCTTTTACTGCTTACGTTGGCTCGTTCAGCGGCTGGTGTGGTTTACTCATTATATTAACCTTACTGGTTGGCGTTGGCGTTGCAGGTGATTTATTTGAATCATTGATGAAGCGGCAAGCCGGTCTGAAGGATTCGAGTGGGCTCTTGCCCGGCCATGGTGGGGTGTTAGATCGATTGGACGCGTTGTTGCCAATGCTCACATTGGCAGTTGGCCTGTATGGGGGGCTGGTGCGCTTGATGCCTCTCTAAAGGTGTGAAGCCCAAAGCGATATGAGACAGCGTCTAACTATACTTGGAGCCACTGGCTCAATCGGCGACAGCACGCTGGATATTGTTGCGCGTCACCCAGAGCGTTTTTCTGTATTTGGGCTTAGCGCGCACCGCAATATTGATAAATTGCTTGAGCAGTGCTTACGTTTTGCCCCACAGTTTGCAGTGGTTGGAAATGCTGGCTTGGCGACTCAGCTAGAAGCTCAGTTAAAGGCTGCTGGCAGTCGCACCGAAGTGGCTTATGGCGAAGCAGCGCTGATTGAGTTGGCGCATGCCGCGCAGTGCGATACGGTAGTGGCCGCGATTGTGGGCGCGGCCGGGCTTGCGCCAACGCTTGCCGCTGCTTATGCGGGTAAGCGCATCTTGTTAGCCAATAAAGAAGCGCTGGTCATGTCGGGTGGCTTGTTTATGGCGGCTGTACGCCATCATAACGCACAGCTGCTTCCGGTAGACAGTGAGCACAATGCGATTTATCAATGTTTATCCACCCGCGCTGGCGTTGAGAAGATTACTCTGACGGCGTCAGGTGGGCCATTTCGTACCCGTGCACTTGCGTCGTTGGCCGAGGTTACCCCAGATCAAGCGTGTGCTCATCCGAATTGGCGCATGGGCCGTAAAATCTCGGTTGATTCCGCCACCATGATGAACAAGGGGCTTGAGGTTATCGAGGCGCATTGGTTGTTTGACGTGCCGATGCAGCAAATTGAAGTACTGATTCATCCACAAAGTGTAATTCATTCGATGGTCAGTTATATCGATGGGTCAGTGTTAGCGCAACTTGGCAACCCAGATATGCGGACTCCTATTGCGCACGCGCTGGCTTTTCCCGAGCGGATTGCAGCAGGAGTTGCGCCATTAGATTTAGCTGCGCTTGCCACGCTCAGTTTTGAACGGCCTCAAGCGGAGCGATTTCCCTGCTTAACGCTGGCCCTCGAAGCATTACGGCAGGGGGGTATAGCGAGTGCGGTACTGAATGCGGCGAATGAAGTGGCGGTTGAGGCTTTTTTATGTGGTGCGCTACGCTTTACTTCGATTGCTGAAGTTGTGGCTGAGGTATTGGAACGGATTGAGCCTAGTGCAGTCCATACGCTAGATGACATACGCGCAGCCGATGCGCAGGCGCGGCGGTTGGCTGCGACAGAAATTGCGGCGCTGGCAATATAAATTTGCTTGAGTTTAAGCGTTCAATCGAATTAGGTTGAGTGGGGGGGGGGAAAGCGCAGTACCGGCTGATCGGGGCATGGCTGTCTAGGAAATAAGATAGCATGATCTGTTATGATTATTGGTTAAGTTTTTCGTTAAGGATAGATGTTGCTTCTACTTCGTTTTGCATTTAAGGCGTTTATGCTTGCTGCTGTCTCAGCGTATGTCACGCTGACGCACGCAGTCGCTCCTTTTGTAGTGAAAGATATTCGGATTGAAGGTCTGCGCCGGATTGAAGCGGGGACGGTGTTTGCTTATTTGCCTCTTAAGCAAGGCCAAGCGTTTACCGATGAAAAAGGCTCGCAAGTGATTCGCGCGCTTTATGCAACGGGATTCTTTAGCGATGTGCGCGTGCTGGCGCAAGGCGATCTGGTTGTGGTTCAAGTGCAAGAACGGCCAATTGTTGCATCGATTGATTTTGCCGGCTTGCGCGAATTTGATAAAGACAATCTGTATAAATTGCTGCGCGGCGCATTAGGTTTGTCGCCAGGCCATTATTACGATAAAAATCTCATCGATAAAGCGACACAAGAGCTTAAGCGCCGTTATCTCACACGAGGTTACTACGCAGCTGAAGTGACGACGACAGTCACGCCGTTTGATCGCAGCCAAGTCAATCTGCTATTTTCAGTGACCGAAGGACCCGTCGCTCGCATCCGGCAAGTCAATTTCATTGGCAATCAGGCGTTTAGAACAAGCACGCTGGAAGATGAGATGCAACTCTCGCCTCCTAACTGGTTTTCTTGGTACACCAGGAATGATTTGTATGCGCGTGAAAAACTGGAAAATGACCTGGAAGGCATTCGTTCCTACTATCATGATAGGGGCTATCTAGAATTTGATTTTGAGTCGACACGGGTTTCCATTTCCCCGGATAAAAAAGATATTTATTTGACGTTTAACCTGCATGAAGGTAAGCCGTACACGGTGGCTAATTTAGAGCTCAGCGGCGAGTTGCTCGACAAAAAAGAAGAGTTGTTGAAGTTGATTAAAATCCGGCTTGGCGAGCGTTTTTCAGCCGCAAAGCTGCGCGCTGCCAGCAAAGCGCTAACGGATAAACTGGGTGAGTACGGCTATGCTTTCGCTACGGTTAATGTGCAGCAAGCGACTGACCAACAGCGGTATACGGTAGCGCTTAATTTTCAAATTAAACTGGGACAGCGGGTCTATGTGCGGCGAGTGAATGTGATTGGCAATAATCGTACGCGCGATGAAGTCATTCGTCGTGAAATGCGCCAATTTGAAAGCGCTTGGTTCGATGGACAGCGGCTGAAATTATCGCAAGATCGAGTGAATCGCCTGGGCTATTTTACGGATGTGAATGTCGCTATGGTGCCGGTTGAAGGAACCAACGACCAAGTTGATGTCGATGTTAAAGTAGCGGAAAAACCGACTGGCGCAGTCAACGTGGGTGCGGGATTTTCATCGACAGATAAGATCGTGCTGTCAGCGGGTGTCTCGCAAGATAATGTATTTGGCTCGGGCACCAGCCTGGCCATTAATGTGAATACGGCTAAAACCTATCGTACGCTGTCGGTTACGCAAGTCGATCCTTATTTTACGATAGACGGCATTAAACGGATTACCGAGGCTTATTATCGGACTTATCAGCCGTTGCTATATGGCGGCTCAAACCTGATGTCAGGTACCAGTAATTTCAGAATCATCAGTATTGGCGGTAATCTGAAATTTGGCATCCCGTTTTCTGAATTTGATACCGTTTATCTCGGTGCCGGTTTTGAGCAAGACCAAATGAAAGCAGATGAAACTGCACCCAAAGCTTACCGGAACTACATTGATCAATTTGGTCGGGTGGTGAATAACGTTCCCCTGACGATTGGCTGGGCGCGCGACAGTCGTGATAGCGCTTTAGTACCAAGCCGCGGTTATTACACTCAAGCCAATGGCGAGTTGGGTACGCCAGCAGGTGACACTCAATATTACAAAATCGATTTGCAGCAACAATATTATTACTCGTTTGCGCGTGGTTTTGTGCTGGGCTTAAATGGGCAGTTGGGTTATGGGCGCGGACTTTCTGGCAAACCGTATCCGATCTTTAAAAACTACTACGCGGGTGGAATTGGCTCTGTGCGCGGCTATGAGCCGAGTTCATTGGGCCCTAAAGATACCGAGAGTAGCGACGCAATTGGCGGCTCTAAAATGTTAGTTGGCAATATTGAGCTCACTTTTCCGTTACCCAAAACAGGCTATGATCGTACGCTACGTTTATTTACTTTCATTGACGGGGGTAATGTGTGGGGTCCAGATCAGCAGATTTCTTTGGGCAGCTTGCGTTATGGCTATGGGGTAGGGCTCGCCTGGATTTCGCCAGTTGGCCCATTAAAATTTAGCTTGGGCTTCCCATTAAGTAAAAAGCCTGGCGATAGCTACCAAAAATTTCAATTTCAGCTTGGCACGGCCTTCTGAAAACGTATCGATTAAAATTGTGCAGACAACCCAATATAGAGGCGTACCGTGTTAAATAATCTCTCTACATCGCATTACGCGTGTTGCTTCGCATTTCTTTTGTGCATGAGTTCGGCCCGCGTATACGCAAGCCCTGTGGAAGTGCCGACCCATGAAGTGCGGATTGCGGCCGTCAATTCAGATCGTATTTTGCGTGAATCCGCATTGGCTAAGGCGGCGCAAGAAAAGCTCAAGCAGGAATTCTCAAAGCGCGATCAAGAACTGCAAACTCTTGCCAAGACTTTAAAAGCGAAGTCTAATAAGCTGGATAAAAATGCCATCACTCTATCCGATCCTGAGCGCAAAAGAGCGCAATTGGAGCTGACGCAACTAGATGCCGATTTTCAGCGCAAGCAACGTGAATTTAGTGAGGACCTTAATCAACGCCGCAATGAAGAATTGGCTGCTGTGTTGGAGCGCGCCAATAAAGTGATCAAGCAGATCTCTGAAGCAAGAAATTATGATTTGATTGTACAAGAAGCCGTCTACGTTAATCCGCGCATTGATATTACGGATGATGTACTCAAAGCGCTGAGTAAACCCAATAGCGGCCTCTGAAATGAAAGCGCAGCCGGCTTCCAACAACAAAATATTCACTCTCGAGCAACTTGCGCAGCAGTTTGGTGGTGAAGTTGTGGGCGATGGCGCTTGTTGCATTCGCGGTTTGGCGCCCTTGGAGAGCGCGCAGTCGCAGCAGCTCAGCTTTTTGGCTAATCCCAAATACCTGGCTCAGCTTGAAACAACGCAAGCCGGTGCTGTATTGATTACCCGCGCTGATTTACTGAAAGTTAAAAACCGTGGCGCGTGCTCGTTTCTTGTCACACCTAATCCGTACGCCTATTTCGCGCGCGTTGCGCAATGCTTTGCCGCAGTGAAACAATTACCGGTGTCGCCCGGGGTTCATCTCAGCGCCGTGATTGACCCTAGCGCGCGCATTGCGGCTACGGCATCGATTGGGCCGCATGTGGTGATTGAGGCTAATGCAGTGATTGGCGAGCGCGTGCGTCTAGAGGCACATGTCTATATTGGGCATGGTGTTACGCTTGGCGACGACGCGCATTTGTCTGCGCAGGTTACGGTGTATCATGGGTGTACGCTTGGCGCGCGGGCGCGGATTCATGCGGGTGCCGTGATTGGCGCAGATGGTTTTGGTTTTGCCCCCGATTTTAATGGTGGCACGGGCGAATGGGTCAAAATTCCACAAACTGGTGCGGTCGTGCTGGGCGAAGATGTTGAAATTGGCGCGAATACCACGATTGACCGTGGCGCAATGACGGATACGGTGATTGAGCACGGTGTGAAAATTGATAACCTAGTGCAAATTGCCCATAATTGTCGGATTGGCGCTTACACCGTGATTGCCGCTTGTGCCGGCATTGCCGGCAGTACCGTGATTGGCCAACATTGTATGATCGGCGGCGCAGTGGGTATCGCCGGCCATTTGACATTAGCGGATCGAGTCATTGTGACCGCCAAATCAGGCGTTTCAAAATCTTTATCTAAGCCCGGCGTTTATACTAGCGCATTTCCCGCGATTGAAAATGCTGCTTGGAATCGTAATGCTGCTTTGATGCGTAATCTCGATAAAATGAAGGCGCGTCTTAAGCAACTTGAAGCATTGCTATTCACTAGCCAAAATAAATAACTATCAGCGTGACTGAGACCAATCATTTTATTTAGGAAATTGATGAGTACCCAAAACATTCAACTCGATATCCACCGGATCCTGACTTTATTGCCGCATCGTTACCCGATTTTGCTGGTCGATCGAGTTTTAGAGCTTGAGCCGCATAAACGCATTAAAGCGCTGAAAAATGTATCCATCAATGAGCCCTATTTTACGGGGCATTTTCCAGCTTGCCCGGTCATGCCTGGGGTATTAATCCTTGAAGCATTGGCGCAGACGGCTGGGCTTTTAACTTTTGCTGAAGAAGAATATGACCCAGCTAAATCGCTTTACTATTTTGTCGGGATTGATAATGCGCGTTTTAAACGGCCAGTCGAGCCGGGCGATCAATTGATTTTGAAGGTAGAGTTTGAGCGTTATTTGCGGGGCATTTGGAAATTTAACGCATGTGCTGAGGTGGATGGCGTTGTGGCGGCTGAAGCGAATTTAATGTGTACGGTTAAACCCGCGGCAAATAATTCCTAAATCTCAAATGCTTAACAAAACAACAATTCAGCATGACAAAAATTCACAGTAGCGCAATCATTGAGCCGGGTGCTCAGCTTGACGAGACCGTCGAGATCGGCCCATATGCGGTGATTGGCGCACACGTTAAAATTGGCGCGGGTACAAAAATTGGTTCTCATAGCGTGCTTGAAGGCCATACTACGCTCGGCGAAAATAACCAGATCGGCCATTATGCGGCACTCGGTGGCGCGCCCCAAGATATGAAGTATAAGGGCGAGCCAACGCGTTTAGAAATTGGAAATAGCAATACCATTCGTGAGTTCACGACAATTCATACTGGCACGGTACAAGATCGTGGCGTGACACAAATCGGCGACCATAATTGGATCATGGCCTATGTGCATATCGCCCATGATTGCAGCGTTGGCAGCCATACTATTTTCTCTAGCAATGCGCAAATCGCTGGGCATGTGCAGGTCGGCGATTGGGCGATCTTAGGCGGCATGGCTGGCGTGCACCAGTTTGTGCGCATTGGCGCATATTCAATGCTAGGAGGGGCTGCGGTTCTCATCCAAGATTTACCGCCGTTTATCATAGCGGCGGGCGATAAGGCGAAGCCGTACGGCATTAATATTGAGGGCTTGCGCCGCCGTGGCTTTACCGATGCAGCAATTGTCACGCTGCGCGCTGCCTATCGAACGCTATACAAAGCCGGTCTTTCTCTTGAAGACGCAAAAACCCAGCTCGCTGAAGTGGCGCAAACGGACGAGGGCTATGCCTATTTGCAAGAGTTATTAGCCTTTATCGTTAGTACGCAGCGCGGTATTGTGCGTTAAGCGTATGGCGTCCAGCATACATCCAGTTGACCAGCCTCCTGCGCCCATCAGCTTAGCCATGGTGGCGGGTGAGGCTTCCGGAGATTTACTCGCCGCGGCTCTTATCCAACAGCTTGCAGCGCGTTTGCCAGCAGTACATAGATACTTTGGCATTGGCGGGCCGCAGATGATCGCGGCGGGCTTTGACGCATGCTGGCCGAGTGAGAAATTAGCGGTGCGTGGTTATGTTGAAGCTCTGCGCAGCATCCCTGAAATCCTGCGGATTCGCCGTGCTTTGAAGCGCCAACTATTTGCTGCGCCGCCTGCGGCCTTGGTTGGCATTGATGCGCCGGATTTTAATCTTGGGCTTGAAGAACAATTGCGTCGCGCGGGCATTCCTACCGTGCATTTTATTAGCCCCTCGATTTGGGCCTGGCGCGGTGCCCGCATCAAGAAAATTAAGCGGGCGACAGATCTCATGCTGTGCGTCTTCCCCTTTGAGCCGGAAATTTACGCGCGCGCAGGCGTGACTGCGCGCTATGTGGGTCACCCGTTAGCGGATGTGATCCCGCTCACGCCGAACCCAAGCGCTGCTCGGCACCGTCTGAATTTATCTGAAGCAGGCCCGATCGTAGCTGTGTTGCCGGGCAGCCGGCACTCGGAAATCGCCCTGATCGCACCGACTTTTTTAGCGGCTATGGCGCTTATGCAAGCTTCTGAGCCTGGGCTACGGTTTATCTTGCCAGCCGCATCAGCCGCAATTCGTGCCCAGTTGCAACCCCTGCTAGACGCGCATCCACAGCTTTCTATTACGGTGCTTGAGGGAGATTCACATAGCGCATTAGAAGCTGCAGATGCTGTGTTGATTGCCAGTGGCACCGCCACCTTAGAAGCCGCGCTGTACAAAAAGCCCATGGTGATTTCTTATCAAGTCCCTTGGCTCACCGCCCAAATTATGAAAAGACAAGGCTATCTGCCTTATGTCGGGCTACCTAACATTCTCGCGGGCCGGTTTGTGGTGCCTGAACTTCTGCAACATCATGCCACGCCTGAGGCACTCGCGCGTGCCATGATGGATCAACTCAATGATCCGGCAAATCGAGCTAGGCTCACCGACATTTTTACCCAGATGCACCACACCTTAAAGTGTGATTCAGCGGTGGTTGCGGCTGACGCGATTGCTGAGTTCATTGAAACCTCACGCGGCGGACAGCGTCGCTCGTGAGTTGCTTAAAGCCCATAATCTTAATATGCTAACTCATTGTGACGGGTCGCTAGATGCTCCAAGCCGGCTCATCTGCGGTGTTGACGAAGCGGGCCGGGGCCCGTTAGCCGGCCCGGTAGTGGCCGCCGCTGTGATACTTGATGCAAAACGGCCGATTGAAGGGCTCGCTGATTCAAAAACCCTCAGTGCAAAAAAGCGCGCAGTGTTGTTTGAATTAATCTGTGAACGCGCGCTCGCTTTTAGTATCGCGTCGGCTTCGGTTGAAGAAATCGACCGTTTAAATATTTTGTACGCCACCATGCTGGCAATGCAGCGCGCAGTTGAAACCCTACCCATCACGCCAAGTCTCGCCAAGATTGATGGTAATCGTTGCCCAACTTTAAAGATGCAAGCGGAAGCGATTGTGCGTGGGGATGCATTGCTGCCGGAGATTTCGGCCGCTTCTATTCTGGCCAAAGTAACCCGTGATCGAATGCTGCTTGAATTGCATGCGCTGCATCCCGAATATGGTTTTGCGGCTCATGCCGGATATGGCACAGCGCAACATCTTGCCGCCCTTAAGCAGTATGGCCCATGTCACCACCATCGCCGCTCGTTTGCGCCAGTGCGCAAAGCGCTCATGCAGGGTGTGGCACGCACCCATAAAGCATGAAAACCATCACAGCCCGCGATAACCCTTTTTTTAAGCGACTCAAGCAACTTGCTGGCACGGTCCGCCGTGATCGCCGCGCCGGCCAGGCGCTGGCTGAAGGGCTACATTTAGCCACTACCTACCTTGATACGCTAGGGCAGCCGCGGGCCTGTATGATCGCCGCGAGTGCATTATCTGCGCACCCTCTGCAGCCTATTATGGCGCGCATTGACCCAGCGCGGATCGTCGTGCTAGCAGATACCTTGTTTGCGCAATTGTCGACCCTTGCGCGCGCGGCGCAGTGTGGCAACGTCATCTTTCTAATCGATATTCCAGCCCCAGAATTGCCGTTACACCTGACTCAGGATTGCTTGATTCTCGATGGCGTGCAAGATGCGGGGAATGTGGGTTCTATCTTGCGTAGCGCCGCGGCGGCTGGCGTTCGATATATTTTCTGTGCTCCAGGTACAGCTTATGCCTGGTCTCCTAAAGTATTGCGCGCGGGAATGGGCGCGCATTTTTTCCTGCACATTTTTACAGAAATTGAAATCGAAAAACTCATGCCGCATTTTGCGATACCGTTAATCGTCACGGATTCGCACAGCCCAGCTTCAATTTACGAGCAAGACCTAACCAAGCCTTGCGCCTGGATTTGGGGTAACGAAGGTGCAGGCGTTTCCGCGGTATGGCGTGAACACGCTAGATACTGCGTAACGATCCCGCAAGTGGGGGAGATCGAGTCAATCAATGTTGCAGCGGCTGCCGCGGTGTGTTTATTTGAGCAGCGTCGGCAGCGCAACGCTTAATTGCGAGCACAGTTTTAAATGTTGTGCAGACAGATATTGTCTATGCCTTAAATATTGCTGGCGCGCCTGGCTATCTTTATGCTGTGATTGAGCACGACTTTAATATTTAATACGATGGTTTATCAAGCCTAATTTCCTGCAAAATAGTCGCAGCGATTTCTTCGATTGATTTATGCGTAGAAGAAAGCCACTTAATATTTTCGCGGCGCATCAACGCTTGGGCCTCATTGATTTCATAGCGGCAATTTTCAAGCGATGCATATTTACTGCCAGGACGCCGCTCATTGCGGATTTCCGCAAGCCGGTTAGCTTCGATTGATAAGCCAAAAATTTTCGACTTATGAGGGAGCAGGGGCGTCGGCAGTTTGCTGCGCTCAAAATCTTCTGGAATCAGCGGATAATTGGCTGCTTTTACGCCGTATTGCATGGCTAAATAGAGTGTAGTTGGCGTTTTCCCGCTGCGCGAGACGCCTACTAAAATAACCTCGGCGTCCTCAAGGTTAACGTGGGACTGGCCATCATCGTGGGTGAGAGAAAAATTGATCGCCTCAATCCGGTTTTTATAAGCCTCGGTATCTGCGGCTTGGTGCCCGCGTCCCATCGCATGGCTGGATTTAATTTTAAGTTCGTGCTCTAGCGGCTCGATAAAAGTTTGGAACATATCCAGCACAAGGGCGTTTGAGCGTTTCACAATCTCATTTGATTCGCCATTGACTAACGTGGTAAAAACAATCGGCCGGCGGCCACTCAGCTCAGCGGCGTGGTTGATCTGATTCAGCGCGGCATAAGCCTTATCCGGCGAGTCAACAAAAGGTACGCGCACTAAACGAAATTTCAAATCAAATTGTGAAAGAATTGAGTGTGCAAAGGTTTCGGCAGTAATACCGGTTCCGTCAGAAACAATAAATGCAGTAGGTGGCATAGTGTGTTGTATTGCAGTCAATTTAGAGCATAGATAGGACAGGCTGTGTTATTGCCCGTTGGGCGATCACGCATAGCACGGTAGAATAGCGGTTTTTGAGCGTCAATAAAGCTTTTTTACATTTTAGGGACTGTGATGAATAGGGCAGTGGATAGCAATGCTTACGTGATGCCGTTTAAGCAATTGCGCATGACGGATGTTGAGATCGTCGGTGGTAAAAATGCATCATTGGGTGAAATGATTAGTCAGCTTACACTTGCTGGCGTGAGTGTGCCGGCTGGTTTTGCGACAACCGCGCACGCATTTCGTGATTTTCTACAGCTCAATAATCTGGGCACACGCATTGCGCAGCGGTTACAAAATCTAGATACAGAGGATGTCAAAGCGCTCGCCGTAGCTGGATGTGAAATTCGCCAGTGGATTATCGACGCGCCGTTGCCAGCCAGATTAGTTGCCGAAATTCGAGAACATTTTGAGGTGCTGCAAAAAGACGCGGCGGAACTGTCATTTGCTGTGCGTTCCTCAGCAACGGCTGAAGATCTGCCAGATGCTTCGTTTGCCGGTCAGCAAGAAACCTACCTTAATGTAGTTGGCATCGAGTCAATTCTGGACCGTATCAAACATGTTTTTGCTTCACTCTACAATGATCGCGCGATTTCATATCGCGTGCATAAAGGGTTCGCACACGCAGAGGTTGCCTTATCGGCAGGAGTCCAGCGTATGGTGCGCTCAGATGTAGGCGCTGCTGGCGTGATGTTTACGCTAGATACCGAGTCCGGTTTTAAGGACGTTGTATTTATCACCTCAAGCTATGGCTTGGGAGAAACCGTAGTGCAAGGTGCGGTGAACCCTGATGAATTTTACGTCTTCAAGCCAACGTTAGCGAGCGGCCATGACCCAATTATTCGCCGTACGCTTGGCTCAAAATTGCTCAAAATGGAATTCGCACCCCCCGATGATGCGGAGCGGGTCAAAACAGTGGATGTAGAAGTCACGCAACGTAATTGCTATTCGATTACCGATGAAGATGTGATCCAGCTTGCCAAATACGCAGTGATTATTGAGCAGCACTATGGCCGCCCGATGGATATTGAATGGGGCAAAGATGGATGTGATGGCAAGCTCTATATCTTGCAAGCGCGGCCTGAAACAGTCAAGAGTCAAGCTGATGGCAAACGTGAGCAACGTTTTAAACTTAAAAATGTTGCCCCAGTATTGGCTACAGGCCGAGCCATCGGTCAAAAAATCGGCGCAGGTCCAGTGCGCGTGATCCGCGATATGAGCGAGATTGAACGCGTACAACCTGGCGATGTGCTGGTCGCCGATATGACAGACCCGAATTGGGAGCCGGTAATGAAACGCGCTGCCGCTATTGTCACCAATCGAGGCGGGCGCACTTGCCATGCCGCCATTATTGCACGCGAATTAGGCGTGCCTGCGGTGGTTGGCTGTGGCGAGGTTACGGACCTATTACGAGATGGCGCGCTTGTCACCGTTTCATGTGCTGAAGGTGATGAAGGCAAAATCTATGATGGCTTGCTTGAAATGGAAGTCACTGAAATTGAGCGGGGTGATTTACCTGCTTTGCCTGTGAAGATCATGATGAACGTTGGTAGTCCACAACTGGCCTTTGACTTTTGCCAATTGCCAAATGCGGGAGTGGGCCTGGCGCGGCTCGAATTCATTATCAATAATAATATTGGCGTGCATCCAAAAGCCGTGCTGGATTATCCTAATGTTGCACCGGATCTCAAAAAAGCGGTGGAAAGCATCGCTCGCGGTTATGCTTCGCCACGCGCATTCTATGTAGAAAAATTGACGGAAGGGATCGCCACGATTGCCGCTGCTTTTTATCCAAAGCCGGTTATCGTGCGGTTGTCTGATTTTAAGTCAAATGAATATAAAAAGTTGATTGGCGGTTCACGCTATGA belongs to Mycoavidus sp. B2-EB and includes:
- the lpxD gene encoding UDP-3-O-(3-hydroxymyristoyl)glucosamine N-acyltransferase, with product MKAQPASNNKIFTLEQLAQQFGGEVVGDGACCIRGLAPLESAQSQQLSFLANPKYLAQLETTQAGAVLITRADLLKVKNRGACSFLVTPNPYAYFARVAQCFAAVKQLPVSPGVHLSAVIDPSARIAATASIGPHVVIEANAVIGERVRLEAHVYIGHGVTLGDDAHLSAQVTVYHGCTLGARARIHAGAVIGADGFGFAPDFNGGTGEWVKIPQTGAVVLGEDVEIGANTTIDRGAMTDTVIEHGVKIDNLVQIAHNCRIGAYTVIAACAGIAGSTVIGQHCMIGGAVGIAGHLTLADRVIVTAKSGVSKSLSKPGVYTSAFPAIENAAWNRNAALMRNLDKMKARLKQLEALLFTSQNK
- the fabZ gene encoding 3-hydroxyacyl-ACP dehydratase FabZ, producing MSTQNIQLDIHRILTLLPHRYPILLVDRVLELEPHKRIKALKNVSINEPYFTGHFPACPVMPGVLILEALAQTAGLLTFAEEEYDPAKSLYYFVGIDNARFKRPVEPGDQLILKVEFERYLRGIWKFNACAEVDGVVAAEANLMCTVKPAANNS
- the lpxA gene encoding acyl-ACP--UDP-N-acetylglucosamine O-acyltransferase, translating into MTKIHSSAIIEPGAQLDETVEIGPYAVIGAHVKIGAGTKIGSHSVLEGHTTLGENNQIGHYAALGGAPQDMKYKGEPTRLEIGNSNTIREFTTIHTGTVQDRGVTQIGDHNWIMAYVHIAHDCSVGSHTIFSSNAQIAGHVQVGDWAILGGMAGVHQFVRIGAYSMLGGAAVLIQDLPPFIIAAGDKAKPYGINIEGLRRRGFTDAAIVTLRAAYRTLYKAGLSLEDAKTQLAEVAQTDEGYAYLQELLAFIVSTQRGIVR
- the lpxB gene encoding lipid-A-disaccharide synthase, which translates into the protein MASSIHPVDQPPAPISLAMVAGEASGDLLAAALIQQLAARLPAVHRYFGIGGPQMIAAGFDACWPSEKLAVRGYVEALRSIPEILRIRRALKRQLFAAPPAALVGIDAPDFNLGLEEQLRRAGIPTVHFISPSIWAWRGARIKKIKRATDLMLCVFPFEPEIYARAGVTARYVGHPLADVIPLTPNPSAARHRLNLSEAGPIVAVLPGSRHSEIALIAPTFLAAMALMQASEPGLRFILPAASAAIRAQLQPLLDAHPQLSITVLEGDSHSALEAADAVLIASGTATLEAALYKKPMVISYQVPWLTAQIMKRQGYLPYVGLPNILAGRFVVPELLQHHATPEALARAMMDQLNDPANRARLTDIFTQMHHTLKCDSAVVAADAIAEFIETSRGGQRRS
- the rnhB gene encoding ribonuclease HII, which encodes MLTHCDGSLDAPSRLICGVDEAGRGPLAGPVVAAAVILDAKRPIEGLADSKTLSAKKRAVLFELICERALAFSIASASVEEIDRLNILYATMLAMQRAVETLPITPSLAKIDGNRCPTLKMQAEAIVRGDALLPEISAASILAKVTRDRMLLELHALHPEYGFAAHAGYGTAQHLAALKQYGPCHHHRRSFAPVRKALMQGVARTHKA
- a CDS encoding RNA methyltransferase, which codes for MKTITARDNPFFKRLKQLAGTVRRDRRAGQALAEGLHLATTYLDTLGQPRACMIAASALSAHPLQPIMARIDPARIVVLADTLFAQLSTLARAAQCGNVIFLIDIPAPELPLHLTQDCLILDGVQDAGNVGSILRSAAAAGVRYIFCAPGTAYAWSPKVLRAGMGAHFFLHIFTEIEIEKLMPHFAIPLIVTDSHSPASIYEQDLTKPCAWIWGNEGAGVSAVWREHARYCVTIPQVGEIESINVAAAAAVCLFEQRRQRNA